A genomic segment from Castor canadensis chromosome 1, mCasCan1.hap1v2, whole genome shotgun sequence encodes:
- the LOC141412290 gene encoding olfactory receptor 4X2-like: MANLHNVTEFIFLGLSPNQKLQKICFVIFLLLYTAIILGNFLIVLIVIISRSLGSPMYFFLSYLSFVEICYSSTTAPKLISDLLAERKSISLWGCITQVFFFHFFGGIEMFLLTVMAYDRYVAICKPLHYTSIMNRQVCAVLLGTAWTGGFVHSLAQILLIFHLPFCGPNVINHYFCDVLPLLKLACSDTFLIGLLIVINGGTLTVISFVILLASYVVILFHLRTQSSEGQRKALSTCGSHVTVVVLFFAPCVFIYLRPSNTTSVDKMVAVFYTMITPLLNPVIYSLRNAEVKKAMKTLWIRTMKLVKNRD, from the coding sequence ATGGCTAATTTACATAATgtgactgagttcatttttctagGACTTTCACCCAACCAGAAGTTGCAGAAAATTTGCTTTGTGATATTTCTGCTCTTGTACACAGCAATTATACTGGGGAATTTCCTCATTGTTCTCATTGTCATTATCAGCAGAAGTCTTGGttcccccatgtacttcttcctcagttACCTGTCCTTTGTGGAGATCTGCTACTCCTCCACTACAGCTCCCAAACTCATCTCAGACCTGCTGGCTGAAAGGAAATCCATATCCCTGTGGGGTTGCATCACACAGGTTTTCTTCTTCCACTTCTTTGGTGGCATTGAGATGTTCCTGCTCacagtgatggcctatgaccgctatgtagcCATCTGCAAGCCCCTGCACTACACAAGCATCATGAACCGGCAGGTGTGTGCTGTCCTCCTGGGAACAGCATGGACAGGAGGCTTTGTGCATTCCCTTGCCCAAATCCTTCTCATTTTCCACTTGCCCTTCTGTGGCCCCAATGTCATCAACCACTATTTCTGTGATGTACTTCCTCTGCTTAAACTTGCCTGCTCAGATACCTTCCTCATTGGTCTGCTGATTGTTATCAATGGGGGAACCCTGACCGTGATCAGTTTTGTGATTCTCCTAGCATCCTATGTGGTCATTTTGTTCCATCTGAGAACTCAGAGCTCTGAAGGGCAGCGCAAAGCCCTCTCCACGTGTGGGTCCCATGTCACTGTTGTTGTGTTATTCTTTGCACCATGTGTCTTCATCTATCTGAGGCCTTCTAACACTACGTCCGTTGACAAGATGGTGGCTGTGTTCTACACAATGATAACTCCACTCCTCAACCCTGTCATCTACTCCCTGAGAAATGCTGAAGTGAAGAAGGCCATGAAGACTTTATGGATCAGGACAATGAAACTGGTGAAGAATAGAGACTAA